One Heyndrickxia oleronia genomic window, CATAAAAATTCTTGCCAATCTATACAACAAACATAAAATAAGCTTATATTAAAACTAGAAGACAATCTACCTATAACAACGGGTGATACTTTTGGGGTGGATTGGGAAAGAAGATACTCTTCTATGACTTTTATTATATATTGCGGTTAAAAAAGGGCTATTACTTTATTCGAAGCCTTACATTTCCCATCGGATGATATTTTTGTAGTGTTGAGTGTAAATTATTTTTATTTCATTCATCTACACAAGAAATCAATTTTTCACATATACATGTTACCTGAACGAAATTGAACATTTAAATTAATAGAGGCATTGTTCAAAAAAATTATCTATCATATATTCCTCTTCCAATTAAATTGGAAGAAACAGGTACAGCCCCCATTTCTCTAGCCCATATTGATAATTGACCGATATGATGGATTTCATGAGCGATAACATGATGGATCACCTCACCATAGGTAAATTCATCCAATTTATGATTCTCTATATCATTGGACCAGTTTTGAATGTATTCTTCAACCTCAGGTCGACATTTTATAGATAATTCTCTTATAGATTTAAGAGACGGATAATCATTAAAATTATAATGAAACTCAGTTTTTCCTTTTAATCCTCTAATCCATGCCTGCTCAACATCAACAATATGAAATAAATTACGTAAAATACTTCCTCTACCCCCTACTCGCGTGCATTGAAGTTCATCAACAGAAATTTTTGCACACCAATTAAACCATTCATCTCTTACTTGCCAATTATACTGAAACAACTTCAACATTTTAATGATCACTCCCGGAAAATTTAAT contains:
- a CDS encoding DinB family protein, encoding MLKLFQYNWQVRDEWFNWCAKISVDELQCTRVGGRGSILRNLFHIVDVEQAWIRGLKGKTEFHYNFNDYPSLKSIRELSIKCRPEVEEYIQNWSNDIENHKLDEFTYGEVIHHVIAHEIHHIGQLSIWAREMGAVPVSSNLIGRGIYDR